The following is a genomic window from Methylomarinum vadi.
GCTGTCTTGCCATTGGTGAGCCTGCGCCAGATCACAGACTATTGCCGCGGCCTCCGGCGATTCCTCGATGCAAACAGCGTAGGGATCGGTTTTCAGGAAAACATCGCCTTGCTGGGACCTAATCTCGAATTTATAAAAATCGCCGTCCGATACCCCGGGAATAAACAGTTCCCATAAGCCGACGGCGCTGATTTTTTGCATAGGGTGGTAACGGCCGTCCCAGCGATTGAAACTACCGACGACCGAAACCCGTTGCGCATTGGGCGCCCAAACGCCAAAGCGCACACCGGCCACCGAATTTCTGGTTTCCGGGTGAGCGCCGCAGCGTTCGAATAAACGGTCGTATCGGCCCCGTAGAAACCGCTTTTCTTCATCGGCAGCAAGGTCGGCAACGGTAAAATTGTAAGGGTCGCGAATGACGGCTTGATGTTTGCCGGCATCGGTTACCCGCAGGACATAATCCAATCGATCAGAGCCTTCGCTTATCACCACATCGGTACAGAACAGGCCATCGGGGTCGACTTGCTCCATTTTGACGATTTTTTTGCTGGGGTGCTTAATGAAAACGGTGACTTCCAGCGCATGGGGGATGAAGACACGAATGACAAACTGGCGGCCTTCGTTTGTCGAGCGCTTGCGCTGCGGACCAAGAACTTCAAATGGCCGCTCGTGGCGTGATTCAACGATTTTTTTCAGGTCGTCGTTCATATTTATCGTTCCGGGTGATGTGTTAACACGGTTTACTTGCGGTAATGGCGCCTAACACAGATGACGGAAAGCGGAAACGGCTTTTGCTCGAAGAGCGCAGAAGTTCAGACGAATCCGACGAGTAGCAATTTTAACCGATTTTCCTTGCATGGCTTCTCGGATAATAGTCGTAATTGCTTTACCGACAAGAAAATCTTTGTTTCCCGATGATGATGGCAAAATCCAGCATGAAGAATAATGATAATAATTTCTCTATTAATGCCAAAGTGGAGGTGGCGACATGGCTAATGGGTAGAGGGAACTGCAAAGAAACGGATTATGGATTGGCGGAGGTTAAAGAGGTTTTTTGATTAAACAAAATGGATTGTATTCAAAAGGACAGTCTTATTGGCTTTCGATTTCGTATATCTTCTTCAATGGCTACGATTTTACGAATATCGGCTGCAAGAAATGGTTTCAGACTCTCCTAGTGGTGGAAAAAATTTTCAGTAGGGCGGGGAGTAGAATCAGCACTAACGGGATCTGCACCATCAATCCCGAAACGATGGCGATGGCCAACGGTTGCAGCATTTCGGAACCGGCGCCGATTCCCATCGCCAGCGGCATTAGCGCCAGGATCGCGGCAATCGTGGTCATCGCGATCGGGCGCATGCGATTGTTGCCGGCGGTAATCATGCGTTGAATCGGTGCATGCGATTCAGGCAGGCTTTGATATTCCGAATAATAAAAGATGCTGACTTCGGTGACGATGCCGATGACCATGGTCATGCCCATCATCGCGGTGATATTCAACTCGATCCCGGTCAACCACAAGCCGACGAAAACAGCGGCTACTGCCGACAAGGTCGTCAACATCATTGCCAGGGCGACATGAAAGCGTTCGTATAGATACAGCAACAAGGCGAAAACCAGCGCCACCGCGGCGATGAAGACGATCAGCAGGTCATGAAAGGCGATGCGCTGCTGTTCGTACAAACCGCCCAGGACATAATAAACGTCATGCGGCAACATGCCGGGACTTTCCAGCGCATGGATGACATCGGCGATGGTGGAGCCCATGTCCCGGCCGCTGATTCGGGCGGTGACGGCGATCATGCGTTTCAGATTGTCGCGGGTGATCTGCGCCTGGCCGTTTTCCGGGCTGATTTGCGCCACGCGCTTAAGCGGCACCCAATGGCCGTCCGGCGAGCGAATGCGCAGACGATCCAGCGCTCGCAACGAACCGCGTTCATTGGCCGGGATCCAGACCCGCAGATTGAGCATTTTTGGGCCTTCCTGTAGTTGCGTGGTCACGATGCCGCTCAGGTAGGCGTTCAATGTCTGTTTGACCGTATCAGGGCTGAGGCCTTCCAGCGCCGCTTTATCGCGCAGGACCTGAATATTGTAAGCGTCGCCGGCCGGAATGACGCCGTTGTTGAGGTCGACGACCCCGGTAATTTTTTCCAGCGCCGCGGCCACCTTGTTCGCCAATTCCTTCAATAACTTTCCGTCGTCGGCATACAATTTTACTTCGATCGGTTGCGGAACCGCGGTCAAGTCGCCGATCAGGTCTTCCATCAGTTTGGCCAGCTCGATGTCCAGTCCGGGCACGTTATGGCTAATCTGCTCCCGGAGCCCATCCATCACGTCGTCCAAGCTGCGACGGGGTAACGGTTTCAGGCGGACAAAGAAATCGCCCTCGTTGGCTTCGGTAATGAATCCTCCCAGGCTGTTACCGGTGCGGCGCGAATAAGTCTCCACTTCCGGCGTTTCGCGTAGAATTCGTTCGACCTGCCGCAGCAAGCGGTCCGTTTCCGATACCGAGGTGCCGGGTGCGGCGCGGTAATCGAGAATGAACCCGCCTTCGTCCATCGACGGCATGAAGCCGGAACCGGTTTGTTGCCAGCCGATAAACCCGGCGGCCAACAGCGGAAGCAGGGCCGACAACAGCAACCAGGGTTTGGACAGCAGGATTTGCAACAAGTGTCGATAATGCCTGTGAAACCAGCCCGTCAACGGGCCGTTCTCCTCCTGTTCGGTATCGTTCTGCGTCAAGGTGTGCTCGGCCAGCAACGGGACGGCCAGCCAGGCGACGATAAAGGAGATGAACAATGCCGATGCCATCGTGATCGACAAGGCCTTGAAAAAACTGCCGCTGACGCCGGTGATAAACGCCAAGGGGGCGAAAATGATGATCGTCGACGCCGAAGAACCGGCCAGCGGTTTACTGAATTCGCTTGCGGCCAGATGAATTCTGTTTAGATAAGTGCCCGTTGCTTCGCGCATGCGCCGGATAATATGCTCGATCATGACGATCGCGTCGTCGATAATCAAGGCGACGGCGGCGGCCATACCGCCCAGCGTCATAATATTGAAGCCTAGCCCGAATAAGTGGATGATCAGCACGGTGGCCGATAGCGCCATGGGCACGGTAATGGCCGCAATCAAAGTCACCTTGATATTGCGCAGGAATAGCAACAGGGTCAGGATAGCCAATCCCAGGCCGATCAGCAACGCCTCTTTGACGCTGAGCGCGGAGGCGACGATCAGGTCGCTTTGATCGTACCATTTGGCGATTTGGACGTCGGCGGGCAGCTTTTTGCGGATTAGCTGCAATTGCGTCTGCGCGTTTCGGGCAATGTCCACGGTGCTGCTGCCGGGTTGTTGATTGATCTGAAACAGCACCGCATCCCGGCCTTCGGCGGTGATTCGTTGCCATTGCGGTGCGGTCGTTTTGATCACTTGGGCGACATCTTCCAGAAATACCAGCCCGTTCTGGCCGCTGCGCAAAATCGTCTGCCCGATCTGCTGCGAATTTTGCAATTGGGTGTTGGCCAGTAATAGGTACAACTTGTAATGTTGTTCCAGCCGGCCTACTGCCTGGATCACGTTGGCAGCCGATAACGCGTTGGCGACGTCGTTCAGGTTCAGGTTCAGGGCATTGATGCGTGCCGGATCCACCAGAACCTGGTATTCCGCGACGGCCCCGCCCAATACGTCGACTTTCGCGACGCCGGGAATGGCCGACAGGATAGGCCTGATTTGATAAAGAGCCATATCCCGAAGCTCGACCAGACTGTGTGCCGGCGACGTCAGGCTGTAGCCGAGTACCGGGAAGACCGTGGGGTCCATGCGTCTGACGCCGAATGCCAGCGTGGCGGGCAAGGTCGAACGGATCTGATTGATGGCCGACTCCACTTGCAGCATGGCCGACACCATATCCATGCCCCAGTCAAAATTCACGGCGATATCGGCACTGCCGCGGCTGGTGGCCGAACGCACCGTCAACACCCCCGGCACGGCCCTTACCGCCTCTTCCACCGGCCAGGTCACCTGTACCGCCATGCGTTCCGCCGGCATGTCGCCGGCATCGAGATTGATGACTACCCGCGGGAAGGTGACCTGAGGGAACAGGCTGACCGGCGTCCGATAGATGGCGAAACCGCCTGCGGCGGCGAACAAGACCAACACAAACAGGATAGAGCGTCGGTGGCGGTGCGCCCATTGCGTAATGCTCATTGTTGCTGGCCACTCCCTTCGCTTGGCGTGACGGCAACCGCCATGCCCGGTTCGAGTTCGTAATTGCCCAACACCACAACGTCGTCGCCGACGTTTAAATCGTCGGCGATCACTTCGATTTGCGCCCCGTTTTCCAGACCGACCTTGACGTCATGTTTGACGGCCCGGCCGTCGACGACGGTGAACAGACTGTAACCACCGTCGTCCGGCAATACCGCTTGTCGCGGGACCACGAGCGTTTCGTTGTTGGAAATGATGATTCGGCCTTCGACGAAATCGTTGATCAGCAGAGTCCGGTTTAACTCCGGCCTGATGAAAACATTAACCATGCGTGTGCTGGGATCGATCTGATGGGTGATGATTTCGATGTGGCCTTTGACCGGCTGAGCGACCGGGGTGTTGACCGGCGTGATCAGGACCGGCTGATTCAGTTGTATATGAGCATAATCCTCGGTTTCGATGCCCAAACGCACCACCCATTGGCTATTGTCGACCAATTGCAATAGCGGCGTGCCGGCGGCGACAATTTGGCCCTGTTGCACGTTGACCAAAAAAATGATGCCGCTGCTTTCGGCGTGGATTTGTTGTTCCTTGCCGATACCGCGGTCGGCCAGATTTTTCAACATGATCTTGGCCTGCTCCACGCGCAAGCTCGAGGTCAGCAAATCCTGCTGGGTCGCCAGTTTCAGGCGGATACGTTCGCGTAGCAATTGATTATTCCGCAATGCCGCGCGCAGTTCTCTTTGCGCTTGTTCCAATTGCAGAACCGCATCCGCGCCGGGTTTCAGCGTGATCAGCAGATCGCCTTCCTGTACCGTTTGTCCCTGGTTGACCTGTATTTTGTCGATTCGGCTGGTATAGGGGACGCTGATTGTTTTCAGCTTGTCCGGTAGCGGTAAAACCGCGCCATAGGCGGTCAAGGTCTCTTCGATCTGACCTTTATGCAGTTTAATGGCTTCAACTTCGGCGATTGGTTCGGTTGCCGACGAGGCAGTGTCTTCGTTGGCGGCCTGGTTGGGGTCTGTCGACAGGTAAAGTAGGAGCGACACGACGGCGAGAAGCGGCAGTAGAATAAGGACTAAGGATGATGCAGCGGGGAATCTCATAACATATTGCTCCGATTATCCGATGGCAAGCGATAGCGTCCGCTCGCCACTTCCAATGCGATACCCGCCTGTATCAACTGCAACTTCAGATTCAATAATGCAATTTTTTTGTTGGTCAAATTGTTCCACGACGTATAGTAATTCAACACATCGGCTTGGCCGATTTCGATCGCTGCGCGATAGGCTTTGACCAAATTGGCCAATTCCGGAAGGGCAGCGCGGACGGAATGAATTTGTTTGTTGATCCAGGCGATGGTGACCAGCAATTCGGCGATATCGGCGCGGGCTTGATAAACGCGGTCGCTATATTGATCGAACAGTTGCCGGCGTGTCGCGCGGGCGATGGCGATTTGGCCGCGGTTGCGATTGAATATTGGCAATGTCATCGAGACGCCAAAACCGACGGTATAAAGGTTACTGTTGTCACGCGCATGGTCGAAGCCGATGCTGATGCGCGGAAATTGCTGCAACACGGCCACATGCAGTTTTTCCTCTTGGCTCTCGTAACCTCGTTTCAATGCCATCAAGTCCAATCTTCGTTGTTCGATGTTTTGGATCAATCCATCGTAAGTCGGAACCTTCAGCTCATCGAGTAGTGCGATTCCCTGTTGCAACTTTACGATATCATGAGGTTTAAGGCCCATGGCCCGGTTGAGGCGTTGTTGTTGCTGTTTGATTTGTTGTTCGAGAGCCAGCAAACGGATGTCGACCAGGTTTTTGGCGGAAACGGCGGCAACGCGTTCGAGTTCGGTCACCAGGCCCGCGTCGGCGGCCTGTTGCAGTCGTTGCCGGTTGTTTTCCAAGCGCTGGGCCATTTCGGCGAGCAAGGTGTGTTGCCTGCGATAGACGAGCAAATGATAAACCGCCAGTTTGGCTGCCTGTGCGATTTGCCATTCCTGCCAGGCGATTTGCAGGTCTATGTCCGCTCGTTGTTTTTCGGCCGCGGCGATTTTATTTTCACGCCAGATCAGTGCCGTGACTTGCCAGTTCAGCCCGAAACCGAAAGCGTTATTCATACCCAGATCGGTACCGCCGGAAGGGGCGGAAAAACTGTAGGAAACCTGCGGGTCGGGCAACAATCCTGCTTGTAACAGCTGGGCATTGGCGATAGCGTGTTTATCCCTGATGCCGCGTAATGTTGGGTTGCGCAATACTGCCAAGACGGCCGCTTCGTCGGGCGACAAGCCATCCTCGATGTCGAAGGCAATGGGTTCGAGTAGCGGGTGTTTTATGGCGGCGGCCTGAATACGAAGCTGTTCGTTCGACGGCGTTTGCAGTTGTCGTTGAACGGCTTCCCGGGTTAATGGCTGTGCTTGATAACGTGCGCAGGCCGTTAAGATGAGTAGATTGATTAAAATGGGCAAGGACCGGAATAATTGGCGCACCAAGTAACGCGCAGGTCCCGGCTGCTGTTCCGCTTCATATTGGTTGGCGATCGAAAAAGTCATGTTGAAAAGCATGGACAAATCTTAACAAAAGTGTCTTGCCAAAACCTTTCCGGGTCATTACCAAATGGTAATGTATTCGTTTGGGGAAAGCCGTTATCATTGGCGCCATGAGAATTCTTTTAGTCGAAGACGACGAGCAGGCGGCTGCCTATCTGGTCAAAGGATTGAACGAAAGCGGGCACAACGTCGACCAT
Proteins encoded in this region:
- a CDS encoding efflux RND transporter permease subunit; protein product: MSITQWAHRHRRSILFVLVLFAAAGGFAIYRTPVSLFPQVTFPRVVINLDAGDMPAERMAVQVTWPVEEAVRAVPGVLTVRSATSRGSADIAVNFDWGMDMVSAMLQVESAINQIRSTLPATLAFGVRRMDPTVFPVLGYSLTSPAHSLVELRDMALYQIRPILSAIPGVAKVDVLGGAVAEYQVLVDPARINALNLNLNDVANALSAANVIQAVGRLEQHYKLYLLLANTQLQNSQQIGQTILRSGQNGLVFLEDVAQVIKTTAPQWQRITAEGRDAVLFQINQQPGSSTVDIARNAQTQLQLIRKKLPADVQIAKWYDQSDLIVASALSVKEALLIGLGLAILTLLLFLRNIKVTLIAAITVPMALSATVLIIHLFGLGFNIMTLGGMAAAVALIIDDAIVMIEHIIRRMREATGTYLNRIHLAASEFSKPLAGSSASTIIIFAPLAFITGVSGSFFKALSITMASALFISFIVAWLAVPLLAEHTLTQNDTEQEENGPLTGWFHRHYRHLLQILLSKPWLLLSALLPLLAAGFIGWQQTGSGFMPSMDEGGFILDYRAAPGTSVSETDRLLRQVERILRETPEVETYSRRTGNSLGGFITEANEGDFFVRLKPLPRRSLDDVMDGLREQISHNVPGLDIELAKLMEDLIGDLTAVPQPIEVKLYADDGKLLKELANKVAAALEKITGVVDLNNGVIPAGDAYNIQVLRDKAALEGLSPDTVKQTLNAYLSGIVTTQLQEGPKMLNLRVWIPANERGSLRALDRLRIRSPDGHWVPLKRVAQISPENGQAQITRDNLKRMIAVTARISGRDMGSTIADVIHALESPGMLPHDVYYVLGGLYEQQRIAFHDLLIVFIAAVALVFALLLYLYERFHVALAMMLTTLSAVAAVFVGLWLTGIELNITAMMGMTMVIGIVTEVSIFYYSEYQSLPESHAPIQRMITAGNNRMRPIAMTTIAAILALMPLAMGIGAGSEMLQPLAIAIVSGLMVQIPLVLILLPALLKIFSTTRRV
- a CDS encoding efflux RND transporter periplasmic adaptor subunit — its product is MSLLLYLSTDPNQAANEDTASSATEPIAEVEAIKLHKGQIEETLTAYGAVLPLPDKLKTISVPYTSRIDKIQVNQGQTVQEGDLLITLKPGADAVLQLEQAQRELRAALRNNQLLRERIRLKLATQQDLLTSSLRVEQAKIMLKNLADRGIGKEQQIHAESSGIIFLVNVQQGQIVAAGTPLLQLVDNSQWVVRLGIETEDYAHIQLNQPVLITPVNTPVAQPVKGHIEIITHQIDPSTRMVNVFIRPELNRTLLINDFVEGRIIISNNETLVVPRQAVLPDDGGYSLFTVVDGRAVKHDVKVGLENGAQIEVIADDLNVGDDVVVLGNYELEPGMAVAVTPSEGSGQQQ
- a CDS encoding TolC family protein — translated: MTFSIANQYEAEQQPGPARYLVRQLFRSLPILINLLILTACARYQAQPLTREAVQRQLQTPSNEQLRIQAAAIKHPLLEPIAFDIEDGLSPDEAAVLAVLRNPTLRGIRDKHAIANAQLLQAGLLPDPQVSYSFSAPSGGTDLGMNNAFGFGLNWQVTALIWRENKIAAAEKQRADIDLQIAWQEWQIAQAAKLAVYHLLVYRRQHTLLAEMAQRLENNRQRLQQAADAGLVTELERVAAVSAKNLVDIRLLALEQQIKQQQQRLNRAMGLKPHDIVKLQQGIALLDELKVPTYDGLIQNIEQRRLDLMALKRGYESQEEKLHVAVLQQFPRISIGFDHARDNSNLYTVGFGVSMTLPIFNRNRGQIAIARATRRQLFDQYSDRVYQARADIAELLVTIAWINKQIHSVRAALPELANLVKAYRAAIEIGQADVLNYYTSWNNLTNKKIALLNLKLQLIQAGIALEVASGRYRLPSDNRSNML